Proteins from a single region of Scytonema millei VB511283:
- the cphA gene encoding cyanophycin synthetase, translating to MRILKIQTLRGPNYWSIRRHKLILMRLDLEDLAEQPTDQIPGFYEGLVETLPSLESHFCSPGCRGGFLMRVREGTMMGHVVEHIALELQELAGMSVGFGRTRETSTPGVYQVVFDYEDEQAGRYAGRAAVRMCQSIVEQGRYPQAELEQDLQDLKELYRDAALGPSTEAIVEEAAAKGIPWMNLGARFLIQLGYGANQKRVQATMSDRTGILGVELACDKESTKRILGNAGVPVPQGTTISYLDELEDAIASVGGYPIVIKPLDGNHGRGITIDIRTWEEAEAAYDAAKEVSRAVIVERYYVGRDHRVLVVDGKVVAVAERVPAHVVGDGESTIEQLIEETNQDPNRGEGHDNVLTKIQLDRTSFPLLERQGYTLDTVLTEGEVCYLRATANLSTGGIAVDRTDDIHPENAWLAQRVAKIVGLDITGIDIVTSDISRPLRETEGVIVEVNAAPGFRMHVAPSRGIPRNVAGAVLDMLFPPGTPSRIPIIALTGTNGKTTTTRLTAHLIKQSGKVVGYTTTDGTYIGDYLVEPGDNTGPQSAQLILQDPTVEVAVLESARGGILRSGLAFDASDIGVVLNVAADHLGIGDIDTLEQMAHLKSVVAEAVQPNGYAVLNADDPLTAEMRDRVKSKLAWFSMSPDNPVVREHTQQGGLAAVYENGYLSILQGDWTLRIEQAANVPLTMGGRAPFMIANALAASLAAYAYGVQIEQIRAGLATFRASSSQTPGRMNLFNLGEYHALVDYAHNPHSYEALGGFVRNWTAGERIGVIGGPGDRRDEDFIILGKLSAEIFDRIIIKEDDDNRGRPRGDAAELISKGIMQVKSDCRYEIVLDETTAINTGLDTASNGSLVVILPESVSRAISLIQARNPLSDNSLQPPSVAAQDSPTGIVSSVNQI from the coding sequence ATGAGAATTCTGAAAATCCAGACTTTACGCGGTCCCAATTATTGGAGCATTCGCCGACATAAGCTGATCTTGATGCGGCTCGATTTGGAAGATTTAGCCGAGCAACCGACTGACCAGATCCCAGGCTTCTATGAAGGACTTGTCGAGACTCTGCCGAGTTTAGAATCGCATTTCTGCTCTCCTGGGTGTCGTGGTGGCTTTCTCATGCGGGTGCGGGAAGGCACGATGATGGGGCATGTGGTGGAGCATATCGCCTTAGAGTTACAAGAACTGGCAGGCATGTCAGTCGGCTTTGGACGGACGCGGGAAACCTCAACACCTGGGGTTTATCAGGTAGTGTTCGACTATGAAGACGAGCAGGCAGGACGCTATGCGGGAAGGGCTGCCGTGCGGATGTGCCAGAGTATTGTGGAGCAAGGAAGATATCCCCAAGCTGAGTTAGAGCAAGATTTGCAGGATCTCAAGGAACTGTATCGGGATGCCGCGTTAGGACCGAGTACGGAGGCGATTGTAGAAGAGGCAGCAGCTAAGGGCATTCCCTGGATGAATTTAGGGGCGCGGTTTTTGATTCAGTTGGGGTATGGTGCGAATCAAAAGCGGGTACAAGCTACAATGAGCGATCGCACGGGAATTTTGGGTGTAGAACTTGCCTGCGATAAGGAAAGCACGAAACGGATTTTAGGCAATGCTGGCGTACCCGTTCCTCAAGGAACGACAATTAGCTATTTAGATGAATTAGAAGATGCAATCGCCTCTGTTGGCGGTTATCCAATTGTGATTAAACCCTTGGATGGCAACCACGGGCGGGGGATCACGATCGATATTAGAACCTGGGAAGAAGCTGAAGCCGCCTACGATGCTGCTAAAGAAGTTTCTCGCGCTGTAATTGTCGAACGCTACTACGTCGGGCGCGATCATCGCGTATTGGTGGTAGATGGTAAGGTGGTTGCTGTTGCCGAGCGCGTCCCCGCTCACGTTGTCGGTGATGGTGAGAGTACGATCGAGCAGTTAATTGAAGAGACGAACCAAGACCCGAATCGGGGTGAGGGACACGATAACGTTCTGACCAAAATTCAACTCGATCGCACTAGTTTCCCATTGCTCGAACGCCAAGGGTATACCTTAGATACGGTATTAACAGAGGGCGAAGTTTGCTACTTGCGGGCAACGGCAAACTTGAGTACGGGCGGGATCGCGGTAGACCGTACTGATGACATTCACCCAGAAAATGCTTGGTTAGCGCAGCGAGTCGCGAAAATCGTTGGCTTAGATATCACGGGGATCGATATTGTCACCTCCGATATCAGCCGTCCATTGCGGGAAACTGAGGGCGTAATTGTAGAGGTGAATGCGGCTCCAGGCTTTAGGATGCACGTTGCTCCCAGTCGCGGTATTCCCCGTAACGTTGCTGGGGCAGTATTAGATATGTTATTTCCCCCAGGTACGCCCAGCCGAATTCCAATTATTGCCCTGACGGGAACGAATGGTAAAACAACCACTACGCGCTTGACGGCACACCTGATTAAACAGAGTGGCAAGGTGGTTGGTTACACCACCACTGATGGCACGTATATCGGCGATTATTTGGTAGAACCAGGCGATAATACTGGTCCCCAAAGCGCCCAGTTGATTTTACAAGACCCCACGGTGGAAGTTGCCGTACTGGAGTCGGCACGGGGAGGCATTTTGCGATCGGGACTGGCTTTTGATGCTAGCGATATCGGGGTAGTGTTGAATGTGGCTGCCGATCATTTGGGAATTGGCGATATTGACACGCTCGAACAAATGGCACACCTCAAGAGCGTGGTGGCGGAAGCCGTGCAACCGAATGGTTATGCCGTCCTCAACGCCGACGATCCGCTTACAGCAGAAATGCGCGATCGCGTCAAGTCTAAGCTAGCTTGGTTTTCCATGTCTCCAGATAATCCTGTGGTACGGGAGCATACCCAGCAGGGTGGATTGGCTGCGGTGTACGAAAACGGCTACCTGTCAATTTTGCAAGGAGATTGGACGCTGCGGATCGAACAGGCGGCGAACGTACCGTTAACTATGGGCGGACGCGCACCGTTTATGATTGCCAATGCTTTAGCCGCAAGTTTAGCAGCTTATGCCTATGGCGTGCAGATCGAACAGATCCGTGCTGGATTAGCTACGTTCCGCGCTTCTAGCAGTCAGACTCCTGGACGGATGAATTTATTCAACCTGGGTGAATATCATGCCTTGGTAGATTACGCCCACAATCCTCACAGCTACGAGGCGTTAGGGGGATTTGTGCGCAACTGGACGGCAGGAGAAAGGATCGGTGTCATCGGAGGTCCAGGCGATCGCCGTGACGAAGATTTTATCATCCTGGGTAAGCTTTCCGCTGAAATTTTCGATCGCATCATTATTAAAGAAGACGACGATAACAGAGGTCGCCCTAGAGGAGATGCGGCTGAGTTAATTTCCAAGGGGATTATGCAAGTTAAGTCCGATTGTCGTTACGAGATCGTCTTAGATGAGACGACAGCAATCAATACGGGTTTAGATACTGCTTCTAATGGTAGTTTGGTTGTGATCCTGCCAGAAAGCGTCAGCCGTGCCATTAGCTTAATTCAAGCCCGTAACCCCTTGAGCGATAATTCCCTCCAGCCTCCCAGCGTGGCGGCGCAAGATTCACCAACTGGGATCGTGTCGTCGGTGAATCAGATTTAG
- a CDS encoding cyanophycinase, whose protein sequence is MVQLEAQSLEMRTPQATKTAILVIGGAEDKVHGREILHTFFARAGSTDAHIAIIPSASREPTIIGARYLSIFEEMGAKKVEVLDIRERQQCEEPNVQACLAACTGVFLTGGDQLRLCAVLADTPAMDIIRMRVQRGQLTLAGTSAGAAVMGHHMIAGGGSGESPNRALVDMAIGLGIIPDAIVDQHFHNRNRMGRLLSAVACHPDRLGIGIDEDTCAMVEKDGTLRVMGKGTVTIVDPGEMSYTNHADIGAAEPLSLHNLRVHILSYGDRYHLQKRIVLAPVQRLPQ, encoded by the coding sequence ATGGTGCAATTAGAGGCTCAATCGCTGGAAATGAGGACTCCCCAAGCTACAAAAACAGCCATTTTGGTGATCGGTGGAGCAGAGGATAAGGTTCACGGAAGGGAAATCCTGCACACGTTTTTTGCTCGTGCCGGATCGACAGATGCCCATATTGCGATTATTCCTTCTGCTTCTCGCGAACCAACAATTATTGGCGCACGCTATCTTAGCATTTTCGAAGAAATGGGAGCAAAGAAAGTCGAAGTCTTGGATATCCGAGAACGACAACAGTGCGAGGAGCCAAATGTTCAAGCATGTCTGGCTGCTTGTACGGGAGTCTTTTTGACCGGGGGGGATCAACTACGTCTGTGTGCGGTGCTGGCAGATACCCCAGCAATGGATATTATTCGGATGCGGGTACAGCGGGGACAACTGACTTTAGCTGGTACGAGTGCGGGAGCTGCCGTGATGGGGCATCACATGATTGCTGGCGGTGGCAGTGGCGAGTCACCAAATCGAGCGCTGGTAGATATGGCGATCGGTCTGGGAATCATCCCTGATGCGATCGTAGATCAGCACTTTCACAATCGCAATCGGATGGGACGATTGCTCAGTGCAGTTGCCTGTCATCCAGATCGCTTGGGGATCGGGATTGATGAAGATACTTGCGCTATGGTCGAGAAAGATGGCACTTTAAGGGTGATGGGCAAAGGTACAGTTACGATTGTCGATCCTGGGGAAATGTCTTACACTAACCATGCCGATATTGGTGCTGCCGAGCCTTTAAGTTTGCATAACCTGCGAGTGCATATCTTGAGTTATGGCGATCGCTATCATTTACAAAAGCGGATCGTTTTGGCTCCCGTGCAAAGACTACCGCAATAG
- the trmD gene encoding tRNA (guanosine(37)-N1)-methyltransferase TrmD translates to MRFDIVTLFPDFFTSPLSSGLMCKALAKKIAEVNLVNPRDFTTDKHRKVDDEPYGGGVGMLMKPDPIFAAVESLPILPRRETILMTPQGQPLNQSLLKELASNCEQIVIICGHYEGVDDRVLHLVTREISLGDFVLTGGEIPALALMNGVIRLQPGTVGKTESLKAESFEAGLLDYPQYTRPADFRGWKVPEVLLSGNHQAIAQWRYEQQIQRTRDRRPDLLEGAGSREQGDKGDKGDKGDKGDNSSHQPVVTDN, encoded by the coding sequence GTGCGTTTTGATATAGTTACTCTCTTCCCCGACTTCTTTACCTCTCCTCTTAGCTCAGGATTGATGTGTAAAGCTTTGGCAAAAAAAATTGCCGAGGTAAATCTGGTCAATCCCCGCGACTTTACCACCGATAAGCATCGCAAGGTCGATGACGAACCCTACGGTGGTGGTGTAGGGATGTTGATGAAACCAGATCCGATTTTCGCTGCCGTTGAATCACTCCCAATTTTACCGCGTCGAGAAACGATATTAATGACTCCTCAAGGTCAACCTTTGAATCAATCGTTGCTCAAAGAATTAGCAAGTAACTGCGAGCAAATAGTCATCATCTGCGGACATTATGAAGGGGTAGACGATCGCGTACTGCATCTAGTCACGCGAGAGATTTCTTTAGGAGATTTCGTGTTAACTGGAGGAGAAATTCCCGCTTTGGCATTGATGAATGGAGTTATCCGGCTACAACCAGGAACGGTAGGAAAAACAGAGTCCCTTAAAGCCGAAAGTTTTGAGGCAGGGTTGTTAGATTATCCTCAATATACTCGTCCAGCAGACTTTCGCGGCTGGAAAGTTCCAGAAGTCCTGCTTTCAGGGAATCATCAAGCGATCGCTCAGTGGCGCTACGAACAGCAAATTCAACGCACCCGCGATCGCCGTCCCGATCTGTTAGAGGGAGCAGGGAGCAGGGAGCAGGGGGACAAGGGGGACAAGGGGGACAAGGGGGACAAGGGGGATAATTCTAGCCACCAGCCAGTAGTCACTGATAACTGA
- a CDS encoding CCA tRNA nucleotidyltransferase yields the protein MSPSLLSQLFTDLPFGWEWLPQPSYLVGGAVRDRLLGRNSDYLDLDFVLPEKAVETARAIAKHYKAGFVLLDAQRQIARVVFKNATVDFALQEGVALEADLQRRDFTINAIAYNPHTQELIDPLHGYTDLQQRLLRMVSPANLQDDPLRLLRGYRQAAQLDFTLEPNTRSIIRQLAPLIGRVAAERVRVELGYLLNSDRGTAWLQAAWEDGLLAPWFPNMTRSHVERLLKVNSAAASLSSFSQLVRELNQPVRNTIKTSWLGIAKLTCLVSTNSATAEIELDKLAYSRAEIKAVTTALQLLPQLQAKSPGQMTLAEQYFFFRAAGVIFPAIVILAVVQGTSIDLLSSLIHRYLNPKDPVAHPTPILTGNDLMKALKLSPSPLIGEMLLQIQLAQIEGKISTVEEAIAFAAKRLDG from the coding sequence ATGTCTCCCTCTTTATTATCTCAATTATTTACCGATCTGCCCTTTGGCTGGGAATGGTTGCCTCAACCATCGTACCTAGTAGGTGGTGCAGTCCGCGATCGCCTACTCGGGAGAAACTCAGATTATTTGGATTTAGATTTTGTTCTACCAGAAAAAGCGGTTGAGACAGCTAGGGCGATCGCCAAACATTACAAAGCTGGTTTTGTCTTACTCGACGCGCAAAGGCAGATTGCCAGAGTCGTGTTTAAAAATGCTACCGTTGATTTTGCCTTACAAGAGGGTGTTGCTCTCGAAGCCGACTTGCAACGACGAGATTTCACAATCAATGCGATCGCCTACAATCCTCACACTCAAGAACTCATCGATCCTTTACACGGCTATACTGACTTACAGCAACGCTTGTTACGGATGGTATCGCCTGCAAATTTGCAAGACGATCCGTTACGGTTGCTGAGAGGTTATCGTCAAGCTGCTCAGTTAGATTTCACTCTCGAACCAAATACGCGATCGATAATTCGTCAGCTTGCACCTTTAATCGGACGAGTAGCAGCCGAACGAGTGCGGGTAGAATTGGGCTATCTCCTCAACAGCGATCGCGGTACGGCATGGTTGCAAGCTGCTTGGGAAGATGGGTTACTTGCACCTTGGTTTCCTAATATGACGCGATCGCATGTAGAGCGATTACTCAAGGTTAACTCTGCCGCTGCTAGCTTATCATCATTTTCCCAATTAGTTCGAGAACTCAATCAACCAGTACGAAATACAATCAAAACCTCCTGGTTGGGAATTGCCAAACTGACTTGTCTGGTTTCCACAAATTCAGCCACAGCAGAAATAGAGTTAGATAAATTAGCTTACAGTCGGGCAGAAATTAAAGCCGTGACTACAGCCTTACAACTATTACCTCAACTCCAAGCAAAATCGCCCGGACAAATGACTTTAGCAGAGCAATACTTTTTCTTTCGTGCTGCTGGTGTTATTTTTCCCGCGATCGTAATTTTAGCTGTCGTACAAGGGACGAGTATAGATTTACTCTCTTCGCTCATTCACCGCTATCTCAACCCCAAAGATCCAGTTGCCCATCCTACCCCAATTCTGACAGGTAATGACTTAATGAAAGCTCTTAAACTCTCACCTAGTCCGCTGATTGGGGAAATGTTGTTACAGATTCAACTGGCTCAAATCGAAGGCAAAATCTCAACTGTAGAAGAGGCGATCGCATTTGCAGCAAAAAGACTAGATGGTTGA
- a CDS encoding Ycf34 family protein — protein sequence MCICVNCHYVDRCMTYHAVEHQHQQPHLTENPSFEPVEPSINVNIRPKEDYIEMEWDVVGCLSFKAEMGKWSKLRPGELVPT from the coding sequence ATGTGCATCTGCGTCAATTGCCATTACGTGGATCGCTGCATGACCTATCATGCAGTAGAACACCAACACCAGCAACCCCACTTGACCGAAAATCCAAGTTTTGAACCAGTCGAACCAAGCATTAATGTCAATATCCGTCCCAAAGAAGACTACATTGAAATGGAATGGGACGTAGTAGGCTGCCTCAGTTTCAAAGCCGAAATGGGTAAATGGTCAAAACTGCGCCCCGGCGAACTCGTACCGACTTGA
- the tsaB gene encoding tRNA (adenosine(37)-N6)-threonylcarbamoyltransferase complex dimerization subunit type 1 TsaB: MTNYALALHTTTPELGLAISNFQEDRRDRVVHLGRDLSSLLHQNLAEFLQPQTWSNLAFIAVARGPGGFTGTRIGVVTARTLAQQLDIPLFAISTLAAVAWGHRGEKPIAVQMPAQRGQLFTAIYQLTSDSQGLTPLLADTVMSPEAWQQTLADFSAPCQLLSAEGDLGASVSQILELAELEWQQGKRPHWSAALPFYGQHPVD, from the coding sequence ATGACAAATTATGCTCTTGCTCTACACACGACAACACCAGAGTTAGGACTGGCAATTAGTAATTTTCAGGAAGATAGACGCGATCGCGTTGTGCATTTGGGGCGCGATCTGTCAAGTCTTTTGCACCAAAATTTAGCAGAGTTTTTGCAACCTCAAACTTGGTCAAATTTGGCATTTATTGCTGTAGCTAGGGGACCAGGAGGCTTTACAGGGACGCGCATCGGCGTGGTAACGGCGCGGACGCTAGCGCAACAACTCGATATTCCCCTATTTGCCATCTCCACTTTAGCCGCAGTCGCCTGGGGACATCGAGGCGAAAAACCTATCGCCGTGCAAATGCCAGCCCAGCGAGGACAATTATTTACGGCAATTTATCAATTGACTTCAGATTCGCAAGGCTTAACTCCCCTATTGGCAGACACAGTTATGTCTCCCGAAGCATGGCAGCAAACTCTGGCTGATTTTTCAGCTCCTTGTCAACTACTTTCTGCCGAGGGCGATCTAGGGGCTTCTGTTTCTCAGATATTAGAACTAGCCGAACTCGAATGGCAACAAGGCAAACGCCCTCACTGGTCGGCAGCATTACCTTTTTACGGACAGCATCCGGTAGACTGA
- a CDS encoding hybrid sensor histidine kinase/response regulator, with translation MSKPLRILLVEDSEDDAELLVCYLERHNCDVEWLRVETPEAMSSALDRQQWDIILADYSLPKFNATAALRLLQAKALDIPFIIVSGNIGEETAVAAMKAGAHDYIMKGNLARLVPAIEREMEEAASRRERQRIQLELEESEARWHLALDGANDGLWDWDIKNHTVFLSARWKAMLGYAENEIGNCFEEWSNRVHLDDVESVMRSLQEHLARQTEFYRTEHRLRCKDGTYKWILSRGKVLWDETGAAIRMVGSHTDITSTKQMEDTLRQQAESLTAANRIKDEFLAVVSHELRAPLNAILGWSQILRTRKFTTITKWEILEAIERNAKWQQHLIEDLLDVSRIVQGTLELQFAPVYLPSIIAATIKTVQPMADAKRIQLKFTIDPDWEDAEIEKQILLLGDFNRLQQVFWNLLSNAIKFSAEGQQADICLSLVADDSNSQAQIQIIDRGQGISAEFLPHVFDRFRQENSSSTRSHGGLGLGLAIVRHIVEMHGGTVGVASDGVGQGATFTVQLPLPKQKLSQNRQPSTADLWLETSEPYPLVGRKVLAVDDEPDTLELLAVALTEYGAEIVVAGSVPEAIAAFTQFKPDIIVCDLGMPGEDGYALIHQIRMQEIGLGTHTPAIALTGFARDSDRDRAIAAGFQVHLSKPVNPYQLMSIILKLTKDSYLSEKL, from the coding sequence GTGAGTAAACCTCTACGTATCTTACTAGTTGAAGACTCAGAAGATGATGCTGAGTTGTTGGTGTGTTATCTAGAACGCCATAACTGCGATGTAGAGTGGCTGAGGGTAGAAACTCCAGAGGCAATGTCGAGCGCCCTAGATCGGCAACAGTGGGATATTATTCTAGCCGATTATTCGTTACCAAAATTTAATGCTACTGCTGCTTTGCGCTTATTGCAAGCTAAAGCTTTAGATATTCCATTTATTATCGTTTCTGGCAACATTGGTGAAGAAACTGCTGTCGCAGCCATGAAAGCTGGAGCGCACGACTACATTATGAAAGGGAACTTGGCGCGTCTAGTCCCAGCGATTGAACGAGAGATGGAAGAGGCTGCTTCCCGACGAGAACGCCAACGCATTCAGTTAGAACTCGAAGAAAGTGAAGCTCGCTGGCACTTAGCATTAGATGGTGCTAATGACGGACTCTGGGACTGGGATATTAAAAATCATACAGTTTTTCTTTCAGCCCGGTGGAAAGCAATGCTGGGTTATGCCGAAAATGAGATTGGGAATTGCTTTGAAGAATGGTCAAACCGCGTGCATTTAGACGATGTGGAATCGGTGATGCGATCGCTACAAGAGCATCTTGCCCGACAAACTGAATTTTACCGCACAGAACATCGCCTGCGTTGTAAAGATGGCACTTACAAATGGATTTTGTCTCGCGGCAAAGTCTTGTGGGATGAAACTGGCGCTGCAATCCGCATGGTTGGTTCCCATACAGATATTACTTCCACGAAGCAGATGGAAGATACCCTAAGACAACAAGCCGAAAGTTTAACAGCAGCAAATCGGATCAAAGATGAGTTTTTAGCTGTTGTGTCTCACGAACTACGCGCACCGCTCAATGCCATTCTTGGTTGGTCGCAAATACTTCGCACGCGAAAATTTACGACGATTACCAAATGGGAAATATTAGAAGCGATCGAACGCAATGCGAAATGGCAACAACATTTAATTGAGGACTTATTAGATGTCTCCCGCATTGTTCAAGGCACGCTCGAACTTCAGTTCGCTCCGGTCTATCTACCGTCAATTATTGCCGCAACAATTAAGACAGTACAGCCGATGGCTGATGCAAAAAGAATTCAACTTAAGTTTACAATCGATCCTGATTGGGAAGACGCAGAAATCGAGAAACAAATTTTGCTTTTGGGTGACTTTAACCGATTGCAACAAGTCTTTTGGAATTTGCTGAGTAACGCAATTAAGTTTTCTGCCGAAGGTCAACAGGCAGACATTTGCCTATCATTAGTTGCTGACGATTCTAACAGCCAAGCTCAAATTCAAATTATCGATCGCGGTCAAGGCATTAGTGCCGAGTTTCTGCCGCATGTCTTCGATCGCTTTCGGCAAGAAAATAGCTCTAGCACCAGATCGCATGGCGGGTTAGGATTGGGACTGGCGATCGTCCGTCACATCGTCGAAATGCACGGTGGGACAGTTGGTGTTGCTAGCGACGGAGTCGGACAGGGAGCAACTTTCACAGTTCAGCTCCCACTACCAAAACAAAAATTGAGTCAAAATCGGCAGCCTTCTACTGCCGATCTCTGGTTGGAGACATCAGAACCATATCCCTTAGTGGGGAGAAAAGTTTTAGCGGTTGATGACGAACCCGATACTTTGGAATTATTGGCAGTAGCTCTTACGGAGTACGGTGCTGAGATTGTTGTTGCTGGCTCAGTACCGGAAGCGATCGCTGCCTTTACCCAGTTCAAACCGGATATTATAGTTTGCGATCTGGGGATGCCAGGAGAAGATGGTTATGCTCTGATTCACCAAATTAGAATGCAGGAAATAGGACTAGGTACTCATACCCCGGCGATCGCCTTAACTGGGTTTGCTAGAGATTCAGACCGCGATCGCGCGATCGCTGCTGGTTTTCAAGTCCATCTCTCTAAACCTGTCAATCCCTACCAATTAATGTCGATAATTCTGAAACTGACTAAAGATAGTTATTTATCTGAAAAGTTATAA
- a CDS encoding response regulator, translating to MPKKLILLVEDNRDDEELTLMAFERSGLEYEIDVVRDGAEVLDYLFLTGKYSDRHPKQQPTLVLLDLNLPKVSGLEVIRRLRADAKTRSLPVVVLTTSNEQEDMINSYELGCNSYVRKPVNFTDFLVASRQLGLYWLHLNEFPPCKSYRE from the coding sequence ATGCCTAAAAAACTGATTTTACTAGTAGAAGATAATCGCGATGATGAAGAACTAACGCTGATGGCATTTGAGCGCAGTGGTTTAGAGTATGAAATTGATGTTGTCCGCGATGGAGCTGAGGTACTAGATTACTTATTTCTTACGGGTAAATATAGCGATCGCCACCCCAAACAGCAACCAACATTAGTACTGCTGGACTTAAATCTACCGAAGGTAAGTGGTTTAGAAGTTATACGCCGCCTACGAGCTGATGCAAAAACTCGTTCTCTTCCCGTTGTCGTATTGACAACTTCCAACGAACAGGAAGATATGATTAACAGCTACGAATTAGGTTGCAATAGCTACGTGCGCAAACCTGTAAACTTTACGGATTTTTTGGTAGCTTCTCGGCAGCTTGGGTTATACTGGCTCCACTTAAATGAATTCCCGCCATGTAAATCATACCGTGAGTAA
- a CDS encoding sensor histidine kinase produces the protein MLNSLLLGANSVIAVCYFAISFLIFQGLRRGQEHLLKNPLVLATVIIFFTCAVGHSVHVVGGIVDPRFAQLTVQVQVVVDLLTASIAVIYFALRRQYSLLIDGPLLLAQTQSQLAKAIAELAQAKGNLENAVAERTTELLHANQKLDELLGREQKARQEVTELLESISDAFFALDGDWRFTYINPQAENLLQRSPDELLNRHIWSEFPAIVGTIFEREYRRAVTEQVTVRFEEFFAPLDKWLGVRVYPAAKGLSVYLQDITERKQEQSLLQELNHNLEQRVTERTAQLEAANKELEAFSYSVSHDLRAPLRSIDGFSLALLERCTNLDEKGKHYLQRIRAASQRMGELIEELLHLSRVTRSEMQLQNLDLSAVVRNIASELQQAQPERAVEFAIAPDLTAPADPQLIRVLFENLLNNAWKFTSRKKSARIEFGKLPLKQLKFFTERSLSPFTASDVYFISDNGAGFDMAYAAKLFVAFQRLHSEDEFPGNGIGLATVKRIVLRHGGQIWAESTLDRGTTFFFTLQERI, from the coding sequence ATGCTTAATAGTCTGTTGTTGGGTGCAAATAGTGTCATTGCGGTTTGCTACTTCGCAATATCCTTCCTGATCTTTCAGGGACTCCGACGCGGACAAGAGCATTTACTCAAGAACCCACTCGTTCTAGCAACTGTTATTATCTTTTTCACCTGTGCTGTGGGTCACTCTGTCCATGTTGTAGGTGGAATTGTCGATCCACGATTTGCCCAACTGACAGTGCAGGTGCAAGTTGTTGTGGACTTGCTGACTGCTAGTATTGCTGTAATTTACTTTGCACTACGCCGACAGTATTCGCTACTGATTGATGGACCGTTGCTGCTAGCTCAGACTCAAAGCCAATTGGCGAAAGCGATCGCCGAACTAGCACAAGCAAAAGGTAATTTAGAGAATGCGGTTGCAGAACGCACCACCGAATTATTACACGCCAATCAAAAACTGGATGAATTGTTGGGACGCGAACAAAAGGCTCGTCAAGAAGTCACCGAACTACTAGAAAGCATTTCCGATGCATTTTTTGCCTTGGACGGTGACTGGCGATTTACCTACATTAATCCTCAAGCCGAAAACTTGTTGCAGCGATCGCCAGATGAATTACTCAATCGTCACATTTGGTCTGAATTTCCCGCCATTGTAGGAACTATTTTCGAGCGCGAATATCGCCGAGCTGTAACCGAGCAAGTCACTGTCAGATTTGAAGAATTTTTTGCGCCACTTGATAAATGGTTAGGGGTTCGAGTTTATCCGGCAGCGAAAGGCTTATCAGTTTATTTGCAAGACATTACAGAGCGCAAACAAGAACAGTCACTTCTACAAGAACTCAATCATAATCTTGAACAGCGGGTAACCGAGCGCACGGCACAATTAGAAGCTGCGAATAAAGAACTAGAGGCATTTTCCTATTCTGTCTCCCACGATCTTCGCGCCCCATTACGCAGTATCGACGGTTTCAGTCTAGCTTTACTAGAACGCTGTACTAACTTGGACGAGAAAGGGAAACACTATCTGCAACGTATTCGTGCTGCCAGTCAAAGAATGGGAGAACTGATTGAAGAATTGCTCCACTTATCGCGGGTGACGCGCAGCGAAATGCAGTTACAAAATCTCGATTTGAGCGCAGTGGTGCGAAATATCGCTTCAGAATTACAACAGGCACAACCAGAACGAGCCGTAGAATTTGCGATCGCTCCCGATCTCACCGCACCAGCAGATCCACAACTCATTCGAGTTTTATTTGAGAATTTACTCAACAACGCTTGGAAATTTACCTCACGCAAAAAATCTGCGCGAATTGAATTTGGCAAGCTTCCATTAAAACAGCTCAAATTCTTTACGGAACGCTCTTTATCTCCTTTTACTGCCTCCGATGTTTATTTTATTAGTGACAATGGTGCTGGCTTCGACATGGCATATGCTGCTAAATTGTTCGTTGCCTTTCAACGCCTCCATTCAGAAGATGAATTTCCTGGTAATGGCATTGGATTGGCTACAGTCAAGCGGATCGTTCTACGTCACGGAGGGCAAATTTGGGCAGAAAGTACCTTAGATCGAGGTACAACATTTTTCTTCACGCTACAAGAGAGAATTTAA